The following proteins come from a genomic window of Lytechinus pictus isolate F3 Inbred chromosome 1, Lp3.0, whole genome shotgun sequence:
- the LOC135154676 gene encoding uncharacterized protein LOC135154676 produces MDGEEKIPINVCSFEEFRLLGLSPALAGIIQGIRLDHGEITPELFESSPALCSNRELAQRVDFSGGTQGVEGSIFITPRGRITAGTRSESDLNGVAGSRGVYPYDQHQPPRSSQSNQSSGSWGTSSSHFREERGHEPPSTRGGDMGSGVEPRFRLRNLVGEEANGASVNRFMQASGDSSEWSGGDDPTTKQAVAMRSKVGEGRGSLAPPPTPDYSARNVRAGMTRPAQYSSSSPLSSPAASPANSSGSSGRGTGGGLPYYTLPKSLTFNGKGNWRAFFRKFSAFADHHNWTAMERVSQLYWGLKGKAEDYLLMVLDQEPNMPYAGLVARLQHRFGEEGLSESAQLEFVAAKQGPTESLPDWADRVLQLAARAFPGVNGSYPNRQAVLRLCQGALNREAGCHALTRNPSTVNEALKYIEWHQHVHRAMYGRPKAVSKANEGEVRKVELPQGNNAALEQRLVNLERKTDERLGHIERDLQRLGGLERDLKKVLEAIQTRPQPARERGRSPGRDRCYECGGIGHYRNNCPSVQENRAKVQVSFVGDQEEENSNGSEELASHRPPPPEAK; encoded by the coding sequence ATGGACGGGGAAGAGAAAATCCCCATTAATGTGTGCTCCTTTGAGGAGTTTAGGTTGCTAGGGCTAAGTCCAGCTCTAGCAGGGATAATCCAGGGGATTAGACTTGATCATGGGGAGATAACCCCCGAGCTTTTCGAAAGCAGCCCAGCGCTATGCAGCAATAGGGAGCTAGCACAAAGAGTAGACTTTTCGGGGGGCACCCAGGGGGTAGAGGGCAGTATTTTTATTACCCCTAGGGGGCGCATCACTGCGGGCACCCGTAGCGAGTCTGACCTGAATGGGGTGGCAGGTTCCAGGGGTGTTTACCCCTATGACCAACACCAGCCCCCTAGGTCAAGTCAAAGTAACCAGTCTAGTGGGTCCTGGGGCACCAGCTCATCTCACTTCCGGGAGGAGCGGGGGCATGAGCCCCCAAGCACCAGAGGGGGAGATATGGGGAGTGGTGTAGAGCCTAGGTTTAGGCTCAGGAATCTAGTTGGCGAGGAGGCTAATGGTGCCTCTGTCAATAGATTTATGCAGGCGAGTGGCGATTCAAGCGAATGGTCTGGGGGCGATGACCCCACCACCAAGCAAGCGGTAGCCATGAGGTCCAAGGTAGGTGAAGGAAGGGGCTCCTTGGCCCCACCCCCTACCCCAGATTACAGCGCAAGGAATGTGCGGGCGGGTATGACACGCCCAGCCCAGTACAGTTCATCTTCGCCGCTTAGTAGCCCGGCTGCATCACCTGCGAATTCTAGTGGTTCCTCAGGAAGGGGGACTGGTGGTGGATTACCATATTACACGCTGCCAAAGTCCCTCACTTTCAACGGCAAGGGTAACTGGAGGGCTTTCTTCAGAAAGTTCTCCGCCTTTGCTGATCACCATAATTGGACTGCAATGGAGCGCGTAAGCCAGCTATACTGGGGCCTGAAAGGGAAGGCTGAAGATTATTTGCTAATGGTCTTGGACCAAGAGCCAAATATGCCATATGCAGGTCTAGTGGCCCGGCTGCAGCACAGGTTCGGGGAGGAAGGGCTCTCTGAATCTGCTCAGCTGGAGTTTGTGGCAGCCAAGCAGGGACCCACTGAATCCCTGCCAGACTGGGCAGACCGGGTGCTCCAGCTAGCAGCGCGTGCTTTTCCAGGGGTCAATGGGTCCTACCCGAATAGACAGGCGGTCCTTCGCCTGTGCCAGGGCGCCCTCAACCGAGAGGCGGGGTGCCACGCGCTTACGCGGAATCCATCTACCGTGAATGAGGCGCTTAAGTATATTGAGTGGCACCAACACGTGCACCGCGCAATGTACGGGCGTCCCAAGGCAGTGTCTAAGGCTAATGAAGGGGAGGTCCGTAAGGTGGAACTACCCCAAGGGAACAATGCAGCCCTTGAGCAAAGGTTGGTGAACCTAGAACGCAAGACCGATGAACGCTTGGGCCACATCGAGCGGGATCTGCAGCGTCTGGGTGGTTTGGAACGGGACCTCAAGAAGGTCCTGGAGGCTATCCAGACTAGGCCCCAACCAGCGCGTGAACGCGGGAGGTCACCCGGTCGGGACCGGTGCTATGAGTGCGGCGGGATTGGCCACTACAGGAACAATTGTCCTTCGGTCCAGGAAAACAGGGCCAAGGTACAAGTTTCCTTTGTAGGGGACCAGGAGGAGGAAAACTCCAACGGGTCGGAGGAGCTGGCCAGCCACCGGCCCCCACCGCCAGAGGCCAAATAG